In Anaeromyxobacter diazotrophicus, a genomic segment contains:
- a CDS encoding tetratricopeptide repeat protein: MPARLAAAAATLLLAAAPLTASAGVSEQWYLLRGRSNMKIQNYRAAIEAFQKAYELDPASREASRGLALAYEKNGETDRAIAQLDRYLARFDDDPELAFKQARWLGWSRYGYRRGDAIRYYRMGLARQDDPARRRELARLLGRDRATLDEALAAYRTLLAAAPGDAALRAEYQKLLLWDPRHRPEAIAELGRDADAHPEDPARELRVARLLAEEPGREVEAVDRFRRALALREDARAELGLARALARAHRRGEALDAYARAVELEPRDASLRLERARVLAGERGRRAEALAEYRRVLEGRPGDKALRLEYARLLAADEGGREAALAETRRLAAEEPQSREVRLTYARLLGARRETSEAAIVQYEREASARPESVEAHAGLARAYAWNGDPDRALWHADRALARDPEQPDLTRLRAELGRGRESWLGGAARALSSQAGGKELAGVQGGLRGSRELTPFARATLEGGGESYAGEGRSAAGSRFALAMEGRPSTEARLEGAIAYDGVRAGAAAVTGRVAFARGSAAEGFGLFAERRARLDSFTAFAGAPTGLWGLATENVAGASVAFLAGSLQVELRPEAGAVTHARSPANGYLGGTATAALPLAAGGSWRLAAALEARGAHYGEDRSAVAGDALPSDGYFSPSLFLGETARAVLVAEAPLRWRFELALGPALQLVQGAPGEGVHLGGDARLALWWRAGDRLWWSVAASGEQVGASYTRIGGEAALAAYF, encoded by the coding sequence ATGCCCGCCCGCCTCGCCGCTGCCGCCGCCACCCTCCTCCTCGCCGCCGCCCCGCTCACGGCCTCGGCCGGCGTGAGCGAGCAGTGGTACCTGCTCCGGGGCCGCTCCAACATGAAGATCCAGAACTACCGGGCCGCCATCGAGGCGTTCCAGAAGGCGTACGAGCTCGACCCCGCCAGCCGCGAGGCCTCGCGCGGCCTGGCGCTCGCCTACGAGAAGAACGGGGAGACCGACCGCGCCATCGCCCAGCTCGATCGGTACCTGGCCCGCTTCGACGACGACCCCGAGCTGGCGTTCAAGCAGGCGCGGTGGCTGGGCTGGTCGCGCTACGGCTACCGGCGCGGCGACGCCATCCGGTACTACCGGATGGGCCTCGCGCGGCAGGACGATCCGGCGCGGCGCCGCGAGCTGGCGCGCCTGCTCGGGCGCGACCGCGCCACCCTCGACGAGGCGCTCGCCGCCTACCGCACGCTGCTCGCCGCGGCGCCGGGCGACGCGGCGCTCCGCGCCGAGTACCAGAAGCTGCTCCTGTGGGACCCGCGCCACCGGCCGGAGGCGATCGCGGAGCTCGGGCGCGACGCCGACGCCCACCCGGAGGACCCCGCGCGCGAGCTCCGGGTGGCCCGCCTCCTGGCCGAGGAGCCCGGCCGCGAGGTCGAGGCGGTCGACCGCTTCCGCCGCGCGCTGGCGCTCCGGGAGGACGCGCGGGCCGAGCTCGGGCTGGCGCGGGCGCTGGCGCGGGCCCACCGGCGCGGCGAGGCGCTCGACGCGTACGCGCGCGCGGTGGAGCTCGAGCCGCGCGACGCCAGCCTGCGGCTCGAGCGCGCCCGGGTGCTGGCGGGCGAGCGCGGGCGCCGCGCCGAGGCGCTGGCCGAGTACCGCCGCGTGCTCGAGGGGCGGCCCGGTGACAAGGCGCTCCGCCTGGAGTACGCGCGGCTCCTCGCCGCCGACGAGGGCGGGCGCGAGGCGGCGCTGGCGGAGACGCGGCGGCTCGCGGCCGAGGAGCCGCAGTCGCGCGAGGTGCGCCTCACCTACGCCCGGCTCCTCGGCGCGCGGCGCGAGACGAGCGAGGCGGCCATCGTCCAGTACGAGCGCGAGGCCTCGGCGCGACCGGAGAGCGTCGAGGCGCACGCGGGGCTCGCCCGCGCGTACGCCTGGAACGGCGACCCGGACCGCGCCCTCTGGCACGCCGACCGGGCGCTCGCGCGCGACCCGGAGCAGCCGGACCTGACCCGGCTCCGCGCCGAGCTGGGTCGGGGGCGGGAGAGCTGGCTGGGCGGCGCGGCGCGGGCGCTCTCCTCGCAGGCCGGCGGCAAGGAGCTGGCGGGCGTGCAGGGCGGGCTGCGCGGGTCGCGCGAGCTCACCCCGTTCGCCCGCGCCACGCTCGAGGGCGGCGGCGAGAGCTACGCCGGCGAGGGGCGCAGCGCCGCCGGGAGCCGGTTCGCGCTGGCGATGGAGGGGCGGCCGTCGACCGAGGCGCGCCTCGAGGGCGCGATCGCCTACGACGGGGTGCGCGCCGGCGCGGCGGCGGTGACCGGCCGCGTCGCCTTCGCCCGCGGCAGCGCCGCCGAGGGCTTCGGCCTCTTCGCCGAGCGGCGCGCGCGCCTCGACTCCTTCACCGCGTTCGCCGGCGCGCCCACCGGGCTCTGGGGCCTCGCCACCGAGAACGTCGCCGGCGCCTCGGTCGCCTTCCTGGCCGGGTCGCTGCAGGTGGAGCTGCGGCCGGAGGCGGGCGCGGTCACCCACGCGCGAAGCCCGGCCAACGGCTACCTCGGCGGCACCGCCACCGCCGCCCTGCCCCTCGCCGCCGGGGGGAGCTGGCGGCTCGCCGCCGCCCTCGAGGCGCGGGGCGCCCACTACGGCGAGGACCGCTCGGCGGTGGCGGGCGACGCGCTCCCCTCCGACGGCTACTTCAGCCCGTCGCTCTTCCTGGGCGAGACGGCGCGGGCGGTCCTCGTGGCCGAGGCGCCGCTCCGCTGGCGGTTCGAGCTCGCCCTCGGGCCGGCGCTCCAGCTCGTCCAGGGCGCGCCGGGCGAGGGGGTCCACCTGGGCGGCGACGCGCGGCTCGCGCTCTGGTGGCGCGCCGGCGACCGCCTGTGGTGGAGCGTCGCGGCGAGCGGCGAGCAGGTGGGGGCGTCGTACACGAGGATCGGCGGCGAGGCGGCGCTGGCGGCCTACTTCTGA
- a CDS encoding phosphate-starvation-inducible PsiE family protein: MAEPLTETASERGVRKAVSTGFSAVQDFVYVALGVLLSVAAGLLLVQAAVAILAAAQARDVRAVVNVLDRVLLALMIAELLYTVQVSFREHALMPQPFLLVALIAAVRRILVVTAEFSAQTRLQDEAFRQVMWELMLLTALIVVLVGALVILQRSAPERAARSHHG, encoded by the coding sequence GTGGCCGAGCCCCTGACCGAGACCGCGAGCGAGCGCGGCGTCCGCAAGGCCGTCTCGACCGGCTTCTCCGCCGTGCAGGACTTCGTCTACGTGGCGCTGGGCGTCCTCCTGTCGGTGGCGGCCGGGCTGCTGCTCGTGCAGGCCGCGGTGGCGATCCTGGCCGCGGCGCAGGCGCGGGACGTCCGCGCGGTCGTGAACGTGCTCGACCGCGTGCTCTTGGCGCTCATGATCGCGGAGCTGCTCTACACCGTGCAGGTGTCCTTCCGGGAGCACGCGCTCATGCCGCAGCCGTTCCTGCTCGTGGCGCTCATCGCGGCGGTGCGGCGCATCCTGGTCGTCACCGCCGAGTTCAGCGCGCAGACGCGCCTGCAGGACGAGGCGTTCCGGCAGGTCATGTGGGAGCTCATGCTGCTCACGGCGCTCATCGTGGTGCTGGTCGGCGCCCTCGTCATCCTGCAGCGGAGCGCGCCGGAGCGGGCGGCGCGGTCGCATCACGGGTGA
- a CDS encoding serine/threonine protein kinase → MDPLAAAAELAAALAALHREGRVHGRIHRGNVLREGGRLALREVPAPTGTLPAPEADLDALACAAPELLRGRGATRASDVHALALVVAELLAGRPRETPASVEEAVHAGLHRPALALGAAVPPRVARLLRRASSRRARWRPSAAALARALGEASRRPQGARSSPLLAPQARAPEPARPARPVEVPAPAPRTWGALALRRLATRRRALAAAAAVALVAGGALALARRPGALERAVAARLEARDLDGARRLLREAERRGGAGPVAEKLRGDVACAGRAYGECLRRYEAALAARPALGRDPRLRENALALAARGDDRRALAAVLARLPGLDDALAELTRSPRYWPRWNAVRALEARGARDRIDFARVYALDLLHAGSCDTRRAAAERLAALREPRLLPELTRAQAAARASWSEWRCTGPAVEEALRATRQARVAVR, encoded by the coding sequence GTGGATCCGCTCGCCGCCGCCGCCGAGCTCGCGGCGGCGTTGGCGGCGTTGCACCGCGAGGGTCGGGTCCACGGGCGGATCCACCGCGGGAATGTCCTCCGCGAGGGTGGCAGGCTGGCGCTGCGGGAGGTGCCTGCGCCGACCGGCACCCTGCCCGCGCCGGAGGCCGACCTCGACGCGCTCGCCTGCGCGGCGCCGGAGCTCCTGCGCGGGCGCGGCGCCACCCGCGCCTCCGACGTCCACGCGCTGGCGCTGGTGGTCGCGGAGCTCCTCGCGGGGCGCCCGCGGGAGACGCCGGCGAGCGTGGAGGAGGCGGTGCACGCCGGCCTGCACCGCCCGGCGCTCGCGCTGGGCGCAGCGGTGCCGCCGCGGGTCGCGCGGCTGCTCCGCCGCGCCAGCTCGCGGCGCGCGCGCTGGCGCCCGAGCGCCGCGGCGCTGGCGCGGGCGCTCGGCGAGGCGAGCCGGCGACCCCAGGGGGCGCGCTCCTCTCCCCTGCTCGCGCCCCAGGCCCGCGCCCCGGAGCCCGCTCGCCCCGCGCGACCGGTCGAGGTCCCGGCGCCGGCGCCGCGCACCTGGGGCGCGCTCGCGCTGCGCCGCCTCGCCACCCGGCGGCGCGCCCTGGCCGCCGCCGCGGCGGTGGCGCTCGTGGCCGGCGGAGCCCTGGCGCTGGCGCGCCGCCCCGGCGCCCTGGAGCGGGCGGTGGCCGCGCGGCTCGAGGCGCGCGACCTCGACGGGGCGCGCCGACTGCTCCGCGAGGCCGAGCGCCGCGGCGGCGCCGGCCCCGTCGCCGAGAAGCTGCGCGGCGACGTCGCCTGCGCGGGACGCGCCTACGGCGAGTGCCTGCGGCGGTACGAGGCGGCGCTCGCGGCGCGACCGGCGCTCGGCCGCGACCCCCGGCTCCGCGAGAACGCCCTCGCGCTCGCCGCGCGCGGCGACGACCGCCGCGCGCTGGCGGCGGTGCTGGCGCGGCTCCCCGGCCTCGATGACGCGCTCGCGGAGCTGACGCGGAGCCCACGGTACTGGCCGCGCTGGAACGCGGTGCGGGCGCTGGAGGCGCGCGGCGCGCGCGACCGGATCGACTTCGCCCGCGTCTACGCCCTCGACCTGCTCCACGCCGGCAGCTGCGACACGCGCCGCGCGGCCGCCGAGCGGCTCGCCGCCCTCCGCGAACCCCGCCTCCTCCCCGAGCTCACCCGGGCCCAGGCGGCCGCGCGCGCGAGCTGGAGCGAGTGGCGCTGCACCGGCCCGGCGGTCGAGGAGGCCCTGCGCGCCACGCGGCAGGCCCGCGTCGCGGTCCGGTGA
- a CDS encoding GDSL-type esterase/lipase family protein: MRPALSTGRGGQVLRPRPPAAPRRARSLAALALGLALAAAVGAWAGRLPPYAPPPPPDRFGGPLAPAPLVSRGRRVASRPPGGEVLVDGRYRTSAVWCGGHPTPAAPAWVAIEVGGGHDRLLLSFTSSGNHDWRDQVNGAPADYRIETSADSRDGADGHWRTAVSVTGNPVRARAHALDFHHQRWVRLVVTRLPEPMNPWGLFLDEIDVHDLSRGGTDGWVFLGDSITSTVFDRAPAHQPSFAEAVAARHPGYFPAMVSAGQGSLHHRDAPRLVDEVLALLPEARVVVLGFGSNDGDPAAFRADLVEAIRRVRAAGRIAIVPRIPFRPGSPVDYPARLNAVVDEVTATLGLLPGPDLYAWFRDHPEQLADGLHPDDRGAVEMSRLWAEAVAPLYPPAGAVAAR, translated from the coding sequence GTGCGCCCGGCGCTCTCGACCGGCCGCGGCGGGCAGGTGCTCCGCCCGCGGCCGCCCGCCGCGCCGCGGCGCGCGCGGTCCCTCGCCGCGCTCGCGCTGGGCCTCGCGCTCGCGGCGGCGGTCGGGGCCTGGGCGGGCCGGCTCCCCCCCTACGCCCCGCCGCCCCCGCCGGATCGCTTCGGCGGGCCGCTCGCGCCGGCGCCGCTCGTCTCGCGCGGCCGCCGCGTCGCCTCGCGCCCGCCGGGCGGCGAGGTGCTGGTGGACGGCCGCTACCGCACCTCCGCCGTCTGGTGCGGCGGGCACCCCACGCCGGCGGCCCCGGCGTGGGTGGCGATCGAGGTGGGCGGCGGCCACGACCGGCTGCTCCTCTCCTTCACCTCCTCCGGCAACCACGACTGGCGCGACCAGGTGAACGGCGCGCCCGCCGACTACCGCATCGAGACCTCGGCCGACTCGCGCGACGGCGCGGACGGCCACTGGCGCACCGCCGTGTCGGTGACCGGCAACCCGGTGCGCGCCCGCGCCCACGCGCTGGACTTCCACCATCAACGCTGGGTCCGGCTGGTGGTGACGCGCCTCCCCGAGCCCATGAACCCCTGGGGCCTCTTCCTCGACGAGATCGACGTGCACGACCTGTCGCGGGGCGGCACCGACGGCTGGGTCTTCCTCGGCGACAGCATCACCTCGACCGTGTTCGACCGCGCCCCGGCGCACCAGCCCAGCTTCGCGGAGGCGGTGGCGGCGCGGCACCCCGGCTACTTCCCGGCCATGGTCTCCGCCGGCCAGGGCAGCCTGCACCACCGCGACGCGCCGCGCCTGGTGGACGAGGTGCTGGCGCTCCTGCCGGAGGCGCGGGTGGTGGTGCTCGGCTTCGGCTCGAACGACGGCGACCCGGCCGCCTTCCGGGCCGACCTCGTGGAGGCCATCCGCCGCGTGCGCGCCGCCGGCCGGATCGCGATCGTCCCGCGCATCCCGTTCCGCCCCGGCTCGCCGGTCGACTACCCGGCCCGGCTCAACGCGGTGGTGGACGAGGTGACCGCCACGCTCGGCCTCCTCCCTGGCCCCGACCTCTACGCCTGGTTCCGGGACCACCCCGAGCAGCTCGCGGACGGCCTCCACCCGGACGACCGCGGCGCGGTCGAGATGAGCCGGCTGTGGGCGGAGGCGGTGGCGCCGCTCTACCCGCCGGCCGGCGCGGTGGCGGCGCGGTAG
- a CDS encoding ABC-F family ATP-binding cassette domain-containing protein, with translation MIRLDAIAKQHGQQILFLEASATLQRGEKVGLVGPNGAGKSTLFRLITREEQPDEGQVSIDRGVTIGHFSQDVGEMAGRTAVAETMDGAGPVSQVAKELHDLELALADPERADELEALVERFGHVQARFDELGGYALEARAREILAGLGFSPEMMDGDVGALSGGWKMRVALARILLMRPDVMLLDEPSNHLDLESIIWLEEFLKAFQGAILMTSHDREFMNRVVSRIVEIDAGELTSYQGDYDFYERERAIAERHQQAQFDRQQAMLKKELAFIERFKARASHAAQVQSRVKKLDKIEKVEPPKTRKTTVFEFRPAPRSGDDVVKIAGVSKQYGSRKVHDGLDLLVRRGERWCVLGANGAGKSTLLKLVAGAVEPDAGAVAVGASVKMGYFAQHAMELLSPDQTVWDSLQEAFPRASVGSLRSLAGCFGFSGDEIEKRCRVLSGGEKARLVLAHLLYDPPNFLVLDEPTNHLDVGTKEMLVQALAGYQGTMLFVSHDRRFLAALSNRVLELGPEGARAWGGGYSEYVASTGREAPGLRAAAVAR, from the coding sequence TTGATCCGCCTCGACGCCATCGCGAAGCAGCACGGGCAGCAGATCCTCTTCCTCGAGGCCTCGGCCACGCTCCAGCGCGGCGAGAAGGTCGGCCTGGTCGGCCCGAACGGCGCCGGCAAGTCCACCCTCTTCCGCCTCATCACGCGCGAGGAGCAGCCGGACGAGGGGCAGGTCTCGATCGACCGCGGCGTCACCATCGGCCACTTCAGCCAGGACGTGGGCGAGATGGCCGGCCGCACCGCGGTGGCGGAGACGATGGACGGCGCCGGGCCGGTGTCGCAGGTGGCGAAGGAGCTCCACGACCTCGAGCTGGCGCTCGCCGATCCGGAGCGGGCGGACGAGCTGGAGGCGCTGGTCGAGCGCTTCGGGCACGTGCAGGCGCGCTTCGACGAGCTGGGCGGCTACGCGCTCGAGGCGCGCGCCCGCGAGATCCTGGCCGGCCTGGGCTTCTCGCCCGAGATGATGGACGGCGACGTGGGCGCGCTCTCCGGCGGCTGGAAGATGCGGGTCGCGCTGGCGCGCATCCTCCTCATGCGGCCCGACGTGATGCTGCTCGACGAGCCCTCCAACCACCTCGACCTCGAGTCGATCATCTGGCTGGAGGAGTTCCTGAAGGCGTTCCAGGGCGCCATCCTCATGACCTCGCACGACCGCGAGTTCATGAACCGGGTGGTCTCGCGCATCGTCGAGATCGACGCCGGCGAGCTCACGAGCTACCAGGGCGACTACGACTTCTACGAGCGCGAGCGCGCCATCGCCGAGCGCCACCAGCAGGCGCAGTTCGACCGGCAGCAGGCGATGCTCAAGAAGGAGCTCGCCTTCATCGAGCGCTTCAAGGCGCGCGCCTCGCACGCGGCGCAGGTGCAGTCGCGGGTGAAGAAGCTCGACAAGATCGAGAAGGTCGAGCCGCCCAAGACGCGCAAGACCACCGTCTTCGAGTTCCGGCCCGCGCCGCGCTCGGGCGACGACGTGGTCAAGATCGCCGGCGTCTCCAAGCAGTACGGCAGCCGCAAGGTGCACGACGGGCTCGACCTGCTCGTCCGGCGCGGCGAGCGCTGGTGCGTGCTGGGCGCGAACGGCGCCGGCAAGTCCACCCTCCTCAAGCTCGTCGCCGGCGCCGTCGAGCCGGACGCCGGCGCGGTGGCGGTCGGCGCGAGCGTCAAGATGGGCTACTTCGCCCAGCACGCGATGGAGCTGCTCTCCCCCGACCAGACCGTCTGGGACAGCCTGCAGGAGGCCTTCCCGCGCGCCTCGGTGGGCTCGCTCCGCTCGCTGGCCGGCTGCTTCGGCTTCTCCGGCGACGAGATCGAGAAGCGCTGCCGGGTGCTCTCCGGCGGCGAGAAGGCGCGGCTCGTCCTCGCCCACCTGCTCTACGACCCGCCCAACTTCCTCGTCCTCGACGAGCCGACCAACCACCTCGACGTCGGCACGAAGGAGATGCTGGTCCAGGCGCTCGCCGGCTATCAGGGGACGATGCTGTTCGTCTCGCACGACCGGCGCTTCCTGGCCGCGCTCTCGAACCGCGTCCTCGAGCTCGGGCCGGAGGGCGCGCGCGCCTGGGGCGGCGGCTACTCCGAGTACGTGGCGAGCACCGGGCGCGAGGCGCCGGGGCTGCGCGCCGCCGCCGTCGCGCGCTGA
- a CDS encoding alpha/beta fold hydrolase translates to MRLRLDPTLAALLAMACSHPGPSLAPAARSVAGERLSFVEGTAGSLRVSDGGQGDPAVVFLHGLGSDLEVWRPQLDHLRASRRVVAYDQRGHGASGKPRDGVYTLEALAADLEAVRRALGLERFVLVGHSLSGAVVTTYLGAHPEVVVGAVYVDAAGDFHGVARERLQEVVDREASPSFGASARRADFAEALGPRARPATRQTVLASLERMDPAAFAPLRRALFELRDARARFASHRGPALAIEAAENPYASTMAGAVLGLPRVEVRGVSHWLQLDDPDAVNRALDAFLARLASTP, encoded by the coding sequence ATGCGCCTCCGCCTCGATCCGACCCTGGCCGCCCTTCTCGCCATGGCCTGCTCACACCCCGGTCCTTCCCTGGCCCCGGCCGCTCGCTCCGTGGCTGGAGAGCGCCTCTCCTTCGTGGAGGGCACCGCGGGCTCGCTGCGCGTCTCGGACGGCGGGCAGGGCGACCCGGCGGTCGTCTTCCTCCACGGGCTCGGCTCCGACCTCGAGGTCTGGCGCCCGCAGCTCGATCACCTGCGGGCGAGCCGCCGCGTCGTCGCGTACGACCAGCGCGGTCACGGCGCGTCCGGGAAGCCCCGCGACGGCGTCTACACGCTCGAGGCGCTGGCGGCGGATCTCGAGGCGGTGCGGCGCGCGCTCGGCCTGGAGCGGTTCGTCCTCGTCGGTCACAGCCTGTCGGGCGCGGTCGTGACGACCTACCTGGGCGCCCACCCGGAGGTGGTCGTCGGGGCCGTCTACGTGGACGCGGCCGGCGACTTCCACGGCGTCGCCCGCGAGCGGCTCCAGGAGGTCGTCGACCGCGAGGCATCGCCGTCGTTCGGGGCGAGCGCGCGGCGGGCCGACTTCGCCGAGGCGCTGGGCCCGCGGGCGCGGCCCGCCACGCGTCAGACGGTCCTGGCCTCGCTCGAGCGGATGGACCCCGCGGCCTTCGCGCCGCTGCGGCGCGCGCTGTTCGAGCTCCGCGACGCGCGCGCCCGCTTCGCGAGCCATCGAGGGCCGGCGCTGGCGATCGAGGCGGCGGAGAACCCCTACGCCTCGACGATGGCGGGTGCCGTGCTCGGGCTGCCGCGCGTCGAGGTCCGCGGCGTCTCGCACTGGCTGCAGCTCGACGACCCGGACGCCGTGAACCGCGCGCTCGACGCCTTCCTGGCGCGCCTCGCGAGCACGCCCTGA